The region TGTACAATAATTCGAtagttatttttatacaaccaGTTGTTTTCAATTCGCTCCCCTGTTTTTCGACGATGTTTTATACTTATAACTTTGGACGCTACATGCGCAACTTCATCAATATTACAAAATCTCATCAATTTATATTGCATAATACGAATTACGATTGATATCGATAACATGATAAAAAGCtatggaaagaaaaagtagaaaGATACGGGCAAGGTTTAGTTATCGACTTCACAAATATTACAGGTGAATTATAAATAGAACATACTTAAGCCTTTAATTATAGGGCGACGGAGAAAGTAAAACTGTATCATTATGTtatcaaattcattttcttatcATACGATTAACGTGGGCCTACTTGACCATGCTGATTAAATTATCGATGTAAGTAGTGGCTATTGACAACTACCGGGTGACAAAATATCACAATCCGTATAaaacaaagaacaaaaacCAAGTTCGCACGACTATTGCcctaatttttggaaattgaaaacaattaaCTATCAATACACGATGacccaaaaattgaaatactgcTTCGAAATTTCATCTCACCGATGTACCAACCTACATTGGCAATAAAATGCATGTTAGATATGCAGTATAgatagaataagaaaatgcAACTACTGCAGAAGCGCAGGTAAAGTGTGAAGCCTTCGTAGTTCCGGTGACGTTATAACTTGGCAGGATTCTTCGATTTTATGACCGTTAAAGTTCTATACagtacgtaaaaaaaaaagtagttcGTAACTGGATTCAAACCTTGCATCAAactattgaatgaaaaaatcaaacagcAATTGCAACAATTTCATAGGCCTAAAAATGCGAACGAAGGGAACAATACAATCAAATAACTTCTTTACCCTCACCAGTcgtctataattttttttttttttatgatgcaaaactaaataaataaatacaattaaATTTACGTCAACgatatcttcaaattttcggaGTTGGTTCCATCTATCGCTTAAATTAGATATGCCCGTCCATCGATCGCTTCAATTCCTAACATATCACCGATTAAGCGCGAAAAGAGAGAGGTGCAAACAGTTGGACTCACCTGTCTGTCGTATGAGTGCGAAAATCTGCGATCAACGGCACGTGTTTGCGTCGTCGTTGTCGCGACCCGAATACTAGCGTAATTAGATCTTACGTAATTGCAGTGGGCAACAGTATCAGCAGCGCAAGCAGCAGGAACGGCGACGCGTTTGCGATTTTCGAGGGGCGCCGCGACGCCAAGCGCGAAAGCATAACCGACGCCAAGTGCGGCGGCGGTCCAAACGCACCACAAACCCCAACCCACGAGTTCTACGTAAGCCAGTTTAATATTTTACTCGTATTGAACCCCCGGTTTTGACGACGAAGAAAGTATTAAACTTAAGAAGAAGGATGGAAAGTCTTCTGTTCTTTCATCACGTCTTGAGCATTCGTTCGTTatagttttgtttttatttatttttttttaaacccagtttaaaaaaattctaatttacCCCGAAATCTAGGATTGGGTATACATATAAGAACAAATACACGGTGCACCGACACCGACGCAAATCTTATACAAGCATATAATTTCGTCCGACGCGAACCAGCGAACAAACTCACTTCGAATCCTCAAAGTCTAAAAGCTCAACGATCACCAGCAAAGTAGTAGTCTATTAATAAATCTTACTACTTGACGGGAGGACAGAATCATCGCAAAGCTCCGGTCACTCtgaccgaattttcgacactcccagtgaattttttcttcgcctcTTTCATTTTCTCAGATAAAATTCTACCTGCCAGCTAAAGCTTCACTGTCCTTacgttttttcattcttcgcAATTTGTAATTCGTTACAAATGAAACAACCAACAGAAGCTGGCCAGCAATCTTATCtttctcttacaattagttgagaatttttctgatCAACACGTTTTACGAGTTTTTATACATGTTAAAGTTTGCAATCCTATTTGAATGGAGAGTTCTACtataaatgaaatagaaaaatgcatCGAACTTTCAGAATTCTCGTTGTTCGATGTTTGGCTTGAATTCAATCTCTGTAGTCGTTTCTTCAACAGCAGCTATACTTGACCCAGTGAAGTGGCGAGCTGTCCTCCCATGTAGGTATACTATAGTTCAATAGAATACATGCCTATGCGGACCACCGCTCGTCCGGATTTGTCTACACTCTACTATATATGTTAcctatacattatacacgtgTAGAAGCTACTGGCATAAGCGACGAAGAGGAGACAAATAGTGTCCCACTGTTCCACTAGTCGACACaagaattatatttatatatcacAGAGCGAACCTTTCTAAATGAAGTAAATGATCGGACCAAACGAAAGACACGTGTGCTTGTCGCGAATATAGTAGCCACTTGATATTTATGAGGTGGTTGTGGCGGGCTGCGCAGCAACGGTATAATcatcaagaaagaaaaaaaaaataatttaatgaaacgCTCGCTACTCCGAGTGTTCAATATTTGTCGTTCAACGATCCGATTTTATCGGTTTCTTATTAGGCCGCACAACGAGCAATCTTATAATGCGAATCGAGACTTTACATCGGAACATACTTCGCAGCATGAAGTTTCTGCACCAACCAGTTGACTCATAAAGTTTATTATAACTAGCATAAGTGTGCATTTACACCTACCTACATGCTACATCAACTGAGCAGCTATTTTCAATGCGCAACCTACATATATCTTATACCTGCAATACCTTGCCCGCCGTTCTGTTATGCACGTTAGATATTCAATCCCGGGTCTTAAATTGCGTAAAGGTACCCTGGCAGAGAAGCAAGggagtgaaataaataaataaataaatacaggAACGCTACGATACTTACCGATTATTTACACGTTCGTCTACGACTTTTCTACCATATATCATTTAGTTTCTATTCAATCTTACCATAGAAGTAAAGTAAAAACCAGACGCTTCCGACTCTAAGGGGTCCGTATACACCTTTACGGAAGTCAACATGCTCATGGGAATTGCATTCGGAGTCTGAGATTTTACcgaattgataaattttcggAAGAATAAAAGTTATGCTGAATATACAACAAGTACCCAGCATGGGACTAACTTgatttaaacttttcaatgTAAATGAATTTTCCAACTTCTTCGAAGAATCAATAACAAAAAGTGAACACTCTCAAATGTGTAAAAGGAACAAAATACAACGGTCGCGTACAAAACTTGGTTCTAGATTTGCTACGTATAACTTGACGTAAAAGTTACATAAATTTCTTTGGAGTTCAGTCCAGAGTCTGAACCTCAAAACAGGAAACAGAAGAAGCATTGAAAATGCTTTGTATGCCACAGTAACCGGATCTTTGTTAGATACATCGAACGATTGTTCactaaaattttgtttaacaAATCCGTCAAGCGTATGACGCATGCAGCACGGACAAAACGGAGGATCGATAATGTGCAGCAATGCATTAAAGGTGTACGGAACCCCTTAGACGACCACAGGGCAAcaaacaaaccaaaaaaaaaaatccatgtcACTTACGATTTGATCGTTGATACCGCGATAGATGTTTTGATGGGTGGCCGCAGTAGCCGTTTGTGAGTTATTTCCAGCAATTCCGTTTGCCGCGTTACTGGTACTTCCGTTACCGGGATAAGTGTCACCCCGTCTCGAGGTGGAAGGTAACGAGGATAAGGACGAGGTATTATCTCCGGCGTGGTTCACGCCGCTGGGTCGAGAAACGACGGGTTTTCGTACCGCGGAGTTGAAACCATTTACCGGATCGTTTGAAATGGTATCCAGTAAGGAGGCGGCGTTATCGCCGCTACTCTCATCGATAAGGCCACCACCGGATATTATCCCTAGCTCTGTATCAGAACTCGGATCTTCGGGCGTTAAAAATCCGTTCAAACGATTGGTCGCCGTTGAGTTTCTTCCACCGAGCAAACCTTCGTCGTCTTCGGCTCCGTGAACTCGGCAAGTTCCAGCCGCGTTCTCGTCATCGGCGTTACGATCGGCGTTATTGTTGTTCGTTAATAGAGTGTTAGTCAATGAATTGTTAGACGTGTTAGTTACCGGCCGATAAATACAAACCGAGTTAACGTTCACACCATCATCATCAACGTCAGCATCAACGCCATCGTCAGCGAGACAAGAGTTAGAGGGACGTGAATTGGTTTTCTGTAACCCGTTTGATTCAGGGATTCTCGAAGGGCACGTAACGGCACCATTTGTCTCGTAACACCGTGTGGTATTAATGTTATCGACTGCAGGCGGTTGCAGCCTGGCAGCTCTCGACTGCAGACCCTCGGTACAATTTCCGTATTCGTGTTCGTATTCGTattcgttgttgttgttactgttactgttattgttgttgtcgtcgtTCTTAGGCCCCTTTTGCGACGTCCCCGTTACCTCTGTCGCCGCGCTGTCCGGCTGCGCATGATTGCTGCCAATCAGGTTGCTACCGATCGGAGATCTTCTCAATGCCCTGGGTGGTCGGCCTTGGAGCAGCGTGTTCGAGGTCGTCGATTCGTTGCCGGTGAATAGATGGTTCTTCGCGCTGGACGCGTTTCCCCCGACGATCGAGCTCGAGCTCGACGAATGCACCCCAGGACTCGTCCCCAACGGTCCGGCGGTCCCGTATCCGTTGACCGTGGCTTTCCCGATTCCGTGTCGTTCGTTGCTGCCCGATATATTTGGCACGTAATTAGCCGGCGAATACTTCGCGATAAGGTCCGCTGTCGAGGAGGCCAAACTGCCTAGGGTTTCACGAGCCTCGCTGTTTCGCTGATCCCTCGATGACGAGGATGACGAGGAATATCTACCAGCACCCGACAACACTCCGCTTCCTGGACCACAACCACTACCACCGCTGCCCGTGTCCGAGTAAGACGCAGACGAGACTGATAGCGACCTGCGAATAAAAGCAACCGTTGCGAATTACCACTCTTCTCTATACCCAACCGACCAACCGCCCCCCGCCAACAATCTTTCGGGCCGATGGCCAAGGGCTCCCAGTAATGTTACGGCTGCACTGGTTATGCAACCCGCTCAATGTCTACTGGCATGCATTCGCGTAAGGGTATATAATAACCATTGCaaaggtgtgtgtgtgtgtgtgtgtgtgtgtgtgtgtgcttGAGATTACAAGAAATTTTACACCAACTTGCCACTTTGACTTTTCCGACTCGTGGTATCGGTGTAATCGTAaaggtatacaaaaaaaaactgctcaATATTCGGATACAAACATGTAATTTAATGcttgatgaaaagtaaaactcTACctgtgtaaaaatatataacatcGTGATCAAGAACCCGAAGCAAATCTGCAAAACAGTTTAATGGACGGACAAAACTGTACTGCACTATGGacgtatgtatatgcataGGTAGATTTATTCTCGACGGGTATACAACGTAAAATGTAGTTTTACTGCGTTCGTGCCGGTAATTGCGGTACCTCCGAGTGAGAGGAATGTTACGGTGTaagaatgtatttttttacggTATAAGTTTCTCTGTACCTTGTAAACATGTTTTTACGCACATGCATATCGTGATCCAAACATCTATTAAGGACATTCTGAATAAATAACTACATAACAAAGAATAGACGACTGTACAATATAATTTAAACAAATGCGATCATAATTTGATCACCGTATAAATGAGGATGATGCGCACTTGGTCTTGAGggtgaaaattggaaaacgaAAATTGGTTGATCGGAATTAATTTGTAAAGTGGCCGAACGAATTTAACATAAGCCAGAAGACGTTCTACGATGCAGAAATAATAATCTTTATTCTATCTATCCCGTTCAGTGCttgccaaaaatatttttgaccGGAAGTTTTAAATCTAGGACGTAGAGGCTACATTCACTGCAGTGCGTAAGGCCGTTCCAATACATGAAATTATACGGCCATGTTGCAGCGgaaatgtatgtacattgtgCATATGTGTACCtagttttattattacacacaccgaaactttcaaatttattttatattccctgtttttctttatcgcattttcttttgttcttatcagttttatttattcattaatatATGTTTGATATTTATTCCGTCGGCGTTGATGGAAAAACGATCGTCCACGTCGCTTTGACCGACGACTTACGCGACTGAATCGATCAGCGGATTACATAAAAACGTTTTGAATTCGTAACCGAGTTTCGTTGCTGTTTCTTTTCATGCATCGGGCAGACGTTTAAAAGTTGTTTACTCGTCGGCCATGACTATGTGTAGATAATCGTGTCATTCCGGAAAAATATGTGTGTATTTACTCTCGAGGAAATGAAGATTAAATCTTTTTGTTTCGGGAAAACAAGTACTAGAATTGTAACGATGCTTCGAATTGGGGTGTGAGCCGTTAAACGAATTCAACGAACTCGGCACCAGGAACACTGAGGCATCGATTGCATCGTTTACTCTCGGATAATATCGCGTGACTCAGCTGACCTAAATTTTATATGAAAATCTGTGGTACATTAAAAGTCGCATTACCCAGAGGCGAAAGTCCAGGAAAATACGAAgttgaagtttgtaacgttatcgtaacgaaacattgggtaAAAAGTCACTATTTTCTCaattgtacaataattttgaagtAACTAAGATTTTGCGATATGATCGTGTCTTGTTTGATTACGGTTTACCGAATATCAGACAATTCCAAAATCGCataataacgatttttcctcagcatgaatcgttacgataacgttactaacttcaatatgcTATGGGAAAACGTGTTTTGTTGAACGAACATAAAAATGGAATGGacctgaaaaattgaaatactgtGTAGATTCGAaaagatgattttttaattttttttttagttttttctcACATCAAACTCGAACACACGACATTTCGAATAACAACGGTGACAAATATCGACAGATTTCACAGCAATGATAACGGAATAAAGCAGAGATTTCAGGTTACCTGGCGGGTGAACAGAGGCGACGATAGTCGCAGGAAGAGTACGAGCTAGATCGATGAGTGGAGCCGTAGCCGGAACCGAAACTGTAGTAGTTGGTCGAACGGTCGAAGGAATTGGTAGATCCGGAAGTTCTGTACGAGGCGAGCTTTGACGATACAGAACTGCCAACCCCAGATGTTGTGGTGCTCACACCGGAACCGCTAGAATTTCGCCTGGGTGACAAAGGTGTGGGCATCGCGTTCGTGCTGTACGATACTGCAACCGCGCCGGCATGCCCCCCTCTGTTGTACGCCATTGCTTTAAGCCACGAACAATGATTTCGTTTATATTTCGAACATAGACAATGTAcattagactgggccaaaaaaattgactattttttttttttgaaaaatatattgagaatatcattcagtatggcaaaaaaaaaatttcatgaaattttaagcccttaatattaactttaagaggtctatcatcgctatttttgatttttagtaataatttgatgttttacgtcagaactgtcgaaatattgaagtgaaaaaattcatgttcaCTTATctctttataaaattaaattccctacaaaaaaggtctgattatagatttttgtcagacaagccgtttccgagtaattaagcttaataaattgatataatttctcgatttgactttttttatttggaatttcgtgactaacgaatcaatgaatgtaaagttaatattaagggcttaaaatttcatgaatttttttttttgccatactgaatgatattctcaatatatttttcaaaaaaaaaaaatagtcaatttttttggtccagtctaatgtacatacatgcctCGAGGTATATGTGTGATTTAAATCATTGAATGGTCAAGGGGTTGTTGGTTGGCCGGAAACTGATTCGTTTCAGTCGTTTCATTTATACgaatataaacattttttaattaattacaacaaTTATGAGCAAAAGGTTAGATATCGATGCTTGATTTCACTCTTGTACGATGCTTCGTTTTATTTCGATTAACTAACAATGAAACACGTTTTTTCCATCAGGTCGGCATCGgcgaatatttaaatttacaacGGTATGTGGATATTAATTATGACGAAAAAGTGACAATACTTACTTAATTGAATACTGCCGTGAAAACAAAGTCTAATTCAGTAATTGTGTAGAAAATATAGTTTTCTGAATTAAACAAGCCATCGTAGAGACGCATCTATCGATATCTAAGTTTTTGTCTATAATTACAGTAATTTCTATTTTGGTATTTCCAAAGAGCTTTCTTAGCTTACGAATACGACAATTTGATAAAACCGCAATGATTTTAGGCCAATCAACCCCCGCAAATGATCAGAccagaaatataattttcatgaattcaCAATAAGTAcaaggaggaagaggagggaCGGGATGCGGTTAAGAAACAATCAATGCGAAAACAACCTAAATAgggtattccatgccaactcgACTACGGTCTAGTCCttacacggagagaaaaatctgagaaaaattaccctgctgttactataatcgtgatgtaaaagacaccTAATGCAGTTTTGATTGATGcagttacaaaaattatgggtttttatgaaaaaaattactacctTGCTTAGAAACTATGTATTTCGGCAgcataaaatttaaaatgtgacGACGCATTTTTCTGATGCAGCACCGTAAAAACTGCATTAggtgtcttttacatcacgattatagtaacagcagggtaatttttctcagatttttctctctgtgTACCACGTCTCGGATCATTTTTGACGTATGTAAGTAAAAACTTCTTTTTCACTGATACgttcttttcaaaaacatttACACTGTATTTTGTTCATAAGATTGTGGTATCAATAAATCAATGACAATATGcgattattaacaataacaaaatcTTTTGATGATCGGTTTAATAAGAAGAAGATACAGAAATAAATTCCGTATTTGAcgtaaaatttcgaatacttcgaaaaacttttaaatttCAAGAGACTTTCtataattgatataaaaaaaaaaaaactctgagAGACCTACAAATACATTTCAGAACTGAGACAAAGATACCCAAATATATAAATCCATGTTCAAATATGATCCACAGATCAAATCCGAAGTGATTATAAAGCTAAGGCGATGGTGAagttggcacggaatgccTTGCATGGCATATAATACtcgaaatctttttttttcgatatcatGATAATCCAGTAGGCCTGCTTTTTTATTGCGCGGATTACGATTGCTCGCCGTGGGATTGTCCAGGAAATaagatgacaaaaaaataacgataatatacaaacgatattaataattacataGATAAACGTATGAGACGACTATCAATGCGTTGACAGACTAGTATTTAAGAGACGATCCGTTATTGGCTGAGTCGTTTTCACAATCGTACGAACTGTACATACATGCGATTCACCAAGCTAAACATCCACTTCCGGTTTCGACTCATTCGTGCTTGAACGCTCGCTCGCTGTTACGGGATGATTAAAATCTGCTTCCTGATACACCGTTTTACAGAATATAATAAGGCAGCGAATACCGTGTCAAGTCATAATGGTTAAAGTATTTTTATGTAACACCAGTATGATTTACGCGTCTGTTTTTGCCTGCGTTGATCCTTGCGTAATGTAATCGTTTCTGCGACGGTACAAAAGAGAGCATCCGAGTGAAACAAGTGGACTTTTCCGCCCTAGTACTAAAAAGTGTTTATATAACGAATGATTTTCGAATGTTACAGCATATAATAACCATTCGTCGTGTCATCTTTTGCTTAGAAAGAAGATGTACAACTTCAACAACAGTCGACTAAAAAAATAACTGGCGTTgcgataattttatatataaacTATACATCAGGTGTATACAAGAGTTTGAAGCAAAGTTAATACCAGAATATTCGCAATCGGATGTATAATTATGTAAATTCTCGCATCATCTTGGGGTCAGCAAGGATTTTATAAATATGATTTTAATTGATTCGATAATTTCAATGTTAACAAAACgaatcgctaaaaataacccGTGGAATGTTCAACGGTCTGGCGTAAGCAAAAAATGTGCAGTAGTTTACTGCTACACGTGTCTCGCGCGCTAAagtgcgaaaaaaaagtaatcaacGAAGCGCTTGTGCTGTAGGTGTATTATATGCGTCCACATACCTATAAAACATACTAAATGATCGAATGAGcgaaatacatatacatacctaccgCGATGTAGGTACGTACGCGTATAAGGTAAAGTGATCTAAcaggagatgaaaaaaaggaacaggcaaaaaaaaagaaaggaatacAGTCGAGTATTCGAGGCAATGGACATCGCTGATGTTATAATCATGTgacaaaaatagaaataatatcCCTATATATAATGTGATTTACATGTTTTGTATATAGACATATCGGTACGTGTAATgactgtatacatatacgggTAATTAATTACAACAGCAAAGAATCTTTCTTGCGTAATGAAGAGATTAGACGTTGTACAAATCGTTCCATCCACGTGTTATCTATTCGTGTGTATGCGTTATTAAgaagaaatatgttttttttttcttttcttactcTGCGTGACAACGTGTAGCAAATCAAAATGATAATTGTTAAATCGTTGTGTATCAACGTATTTAGTGAAAAGTGAATTTAGTTATCATATATGTACACTGAAAGAAAGCATTTAACCGATAACGATAACGGATTGCGTAACAAATATTACGGCGTTCGTTACACGGGCTGAGAAtcagaaatttgaatttcagtttagtaggaaaaaaaaattgaaatgcagtttgaggttgaaaaataaaaattctgaatattataCCCATTTCTTTTGATggatttcaatcaatttccgGCACAGCTGATCACggtttttttactttttaagaATCAAGTGGGATACGCAGATATTTTATACACCTACTATAGCGTCGTCTCTAATTAGAGCGCGGCGGTATTTTGTTTTGTCGAATCCGAATTCGGTACAATAGATTAAAAAAGTGATCGCAGGTTTACAGCTGCCGggcaaaaattcatatcacgCCGGAAAAATCAACAATATTCTACACTCccgaaatttttatcttattttcaatattccaGGTTCTTCGCAATCGAAAGTCCGCCGTAAACGCGTTTGTTATACGCTGTGATGATTTTAATTAACGTTCACTTGATCAGTTGGTTCTACAACGAGCTATTATAGCAGCTGCTACTCTCCTTCTAACAACTCACGTACTTCTATGACGTTTAGTTCCAACAAATTATTATGTAACAATAGACGAtgaaaaagattttaaaaagagaaacagcagtaaaaaaaaaattacgaacgTACGTATAATCGCGTACTTGTGATTCTGACGTATAACGAATTGTCATTTAGGTGTGTCAATGACGGCGGACGACACGTGACTAGACGACACAGCTACTTACCTCATACATCAAAGGAACATTGATGCATGCGGAACACGACTGTGACGTTATTACATTGCCGCTTTGAAAGAACCGCAAACGAATCGAATAATGTTTATGATTCACGTtacaaaagaatttttttttttgcaataattctGAATCACAATATGTTTGCGGCTTTGGTCACGTGTCGTACGAAACccaaaattgaagaaaaaacggGGAACATAGCGGACCAAATGGCGTAGCAGCTTAAATACGTTATAACGCAGGCACAGTCGTATACTGACCAACTCTAATTGTAAACGAGGCAGAGAGAatgtttcaaacaattttctcattGTTTGGCAGctcgccatttttcattttagaCATACCAACGAGTATCCGTCTACGGAGAACATCATACATGTAGTATAACTTCTGCACGAAATTTTCCAACAAATATTATTACCGCGCGTTTCAGTCCCTGCTATGTgcaagttttttaaaattctcgtTTGCAATACCAATTGCGGTTCGCACGGCTTCGAGTTTTTGCaatacatacacatattacTTCCCTGTCAATGTTATTTATGCTCTCGACATTTGTGCAAcgttttttcctctctctttcctgATCTATTTCTCAACTTCGCACGTTGCAAAAAGTTATGGCAAATATCGCGGATAACCCGCAGAGAGCGATATATTCACGTTCGATATAtgcgaaaaatttgtatttcaaaataaaatatacacacaGATTATACACATATGAATTGCAGAGTCCTTCggaaatgatataaaaatataaattgaagtCTGCAGGCTCGattgtatacataaattttcaaGGTATATGTCAAAAgatgggaagaaaaaatttacaaatacattggcaacaaaatttctttgaatatATCGAATCATTGGGTGTAAGAAACATTTTCGCATTCTATCGAAGATCACCTGAAGCTTGGGTATCAATCAAtgttgatataaatatatatagtcTAGGAAGACGTGAACGTGTataggtagaaaaaaaaatctgtaaagtttgtgaaattcttgatatacgattataaattaaaatagtaCATAAGATCATTTCATCATCGCAAAAATATCATTTGAGATTTCGTATGTGacgattgtgaaaaaaaaaaaaaaaaaaattgaaatttcgcgACTCACGTCCTCCAGCACGTGTCTTCTTATTATTCTTATGCATAAATCGGTAGCCCTCTTTAAACACGTCCAATTTATTACTTACGTGCGTGGGCGATAAAGCAGCTGATTGACGCTCAGATAATTAAACGCTGTTTGCATTTAGATACGTACAACCATCGTGAGATTATGATAAAAATCCGCGGTAACTTGATTGTTGTAATTAGTCGTTGCGCAAGGATCATTTGCACTTGAGCTTCGCACGGCTGGTGGTAAACAGCAGTTCTTACAATTTTGCAGAAAGGATGAGGTAGGatggttaaaaaattgttacatcATGGGGTAAAAGAATGAAGCTGACAATCAGTTACGCAAACGCAAATATATGTACAAACATTGTATGCGTATATACGCCAGGGCGGTGTTAACACAGGATCACACATACgacatacgtatataatgtatacataaacGTAGTTTCTACAGGCTCTTATTGAAAAACATTGCCGCTCCCGCAAAATCGTACACCCACCCTTGAGCGGTCGAATACCTTTCGAGATAACAAATACGTCGATAAAAATAGGCATTGAAGATGACTCGACAAGAAATTCTCTTCCGATCAGAGAATCGGATTTCACTATTCCGGATTAAACTCGAGAAACTCGCGAGGATATATTCGGAATTGGGGGATTTATTTATAGCgtataatgaaaagaaaagtgaGGAGAATACGTGAAATTCATTTCTGTACTCACTGTTGTAATGAGAAAAGCGTTAAATCGATGCTGCTACCGTGAAGCAATGACGGCGGCAAATTAATGCTATCAGGAAGAGACAGTAGTCAGTCGGCCCACGACCACGTGGTAGGCCTTCAAGGGTCACGCATACGTCCGCGCATACGCG is a window of Neodiprion pinetum isolate iyNeoPine1 chromosome 4, iyNeoPine1.2, whole genome shotgun sequence DNA encoding:
- the LOC124217178 gene encoding ubiquitin carboxyl-terminal hydrolase Usp2 isoform X5 encodes the protein MAMAYNRGGHAGAVAVSYSTNAMPTPLSPRRNSSGSGVSTTTSGVGSSVSSKLASYRTSGSTNSFDRSTNYYSFGSGYGSTHRSSSYSSCDYRRLCSPARSLSVSSASYSDTGSGGSGCGPGSGVLSGAGRYSSSSSSSRDQRNSEARETLGSLASSTADLIAKYSPANYVPNISGSNERHGIGKATVNGYGTAGPLGTSPGVHSSSSSSIVGGNASSAKNHLFTGNESTTSNTLLQGRPPRALRRSPIGSNLIGSNHAQPDSAATEVTGTSQKGPKNDDNNNNSNSNNNNEYEYEHEYGNCTEGLQSRAARLQPPAVDNINTTRCYETNGAVTCPSRIPESNGLQKTNSRPSNSCLADDGVDADVDDDGVNVNSEGSPTIRAPRNRLQTPRDERCGLNGLRNIGNTCFMNSVIQCLSNTRPLLEYLVNEQYLADINTSTSGMKGALIKAFSQVIQELWEVGGEHVVNTTSLKSQIQRFAPRFMGNSQQDAQEFLRYLLEGLHEDVNRVTVKPQPIHTDIPEHYTDSQKAAESWKRYLRNEDSTIVDVFVGQLRSSLHCTSCGHVSVTLDPFWDLSLPIPTRSGTVKLNQCLEHFTKEEVLDGDEKPTCSKCQMRRKCTKSFSIQKFPKILVIHLKRFSPMERFRGKLNVLVDFPLTGLDLSAFSAPRVAGCTYNLYGVANHSGTTYSGHYTAYCKHPYSGEWHEYNDSRVSSIAARSVVSSEGYVLFYEQQPHSSNL